From the Amycolatopsis thermoflava N1165 genome, one window contains:
- a CDS encoding lipid droplet-associated protein: protein MKPLPLPLRVAAGLAVTAAERARDLPKTLLGLPVTVISGVLQFSMRMQQHVTELAIRGDDALASLRPVEDAPSWATFDEDLPADQPAEQPRPDRNGHRPDAVLAEVGDSPWEQEERALGEEHVEGEFDSPAGTGEGPLDLANYDELTLPQLRARLRRFSLEELEELLEYERAHENRAQFVGMLARRITNVQRANATGDTEAE from the coding sequence ATGAAGCCACTCCCGCTTCCCCTCCGCGTCGCGGCGGGCCTGGCCGTCACCGCCGCCGAACGGGCCCGCGACCTGCCGAAAACCCTGCTCGGCCTGCCGGTCACGGTGATCTCCGGCGTGCTCCAGTTCTCCATGCGGATGCAGCAGCACGTCACCGAGCTGGCCATCCGCGGTGACGACGCCCTCGCCTCGCTGCGCCCCGTCGAGGACGCCCCGAGCTGGGCCACCTTCGACGAGGACCTGCCCGCCGACCAGCCTGCCGAACAGCCGCGCCCGGACCGCAACGGCCACCGCCCGGACGCGGTGCTCGCCGAGGTCGGCGACAGCCCCTGGGAGCAGGAGGAACGCGCGCTGGGCGAGGAGCACGTCGAGGGCGAGTTCGACAGCCCGGCCGGCACCGGCGAAGGCCCGCTCGACCTGGCCAACTACGACGAGCTCACCCTGCCCCAGCTGCGCGCTCGCCTGCGCCGCTTCTCCCTCGAAGAACTCGAAGAGCTGCTGGAGTACGAGCGCGCCCACGAGAACCGCGCGCAGTTCGTCGGCATGCTGGCCCGTCGCATCACCAACGTGCAGCGCGCCAACGCCACCGGGGACACCGAGGCGGAGTGA
- a CDS encoding AAA family ATPase has protein sequence MRLHRLEVAAFGPYRSREVVDFDALGADGLFLLHGDTGAGKTTLLDAVAFALFGTVPGARGQVKRLRCDLADPDEPTEVVLELTVQGQRLRLQRSPEYQRPKRRGEGTTTQQAKAVLRWVGPPPAGQPPEGLTRIDEVGRAVQRLLGMSAEQFFQVVLLPQGEFARFLRADTDEREKLLERLFGTKRFAEVEGWFRERRADRRRELDQQRQELREWTARFAQVAGEDVPEEDIAGWVARTGERIRTSVEQARDDEKRARAARESADELLAERLSAAERVRRVREAHRRLAALAEQEEERTRWAAELEAARRAAAVVGVAAQADRCAAQLDEAREAEERKAAALAATGFTDVQADTAHLRKLSGKLREEAGALAGLVAEAEQQVRDQRDIERHAEAASEARARVQVLGEKLAGIPERVRDLRERLDVAIDAEAKLGEVRKRESELVAAVRDAERLPAAERAVADAGAAAREAIDQHQEARERFLELRRWRLDGMAAELASRLTSGSPCPVCGSSDHPAPAMAAPEAVSPEQEQAAEEAESRAERRRKSAEAAKHDAETKLAALRERLRGRDGAQLTEELSLLRREIAGLDALAQQRAPLAKQVQAAETEQRELEAKRAAELQAATAAETQHRALTERVAERARRLDEARGDHPDVAARRAHLTGIARALDALAEARSAAASAAEQLERQRADVREALWRAGFETVEEMRAAARDEATVRDLEKRLADARAAEAAARATLNEPELFGVGPDDEVDVESARAKAQAARERAEAAVAVLRSATAQADALGTLAERLAAATERLRPLEEEFAELDALTDVVNGRGQNARKMSLRSYVLAARLEEVAIAATARLQTMSQGRYSFVHSDAAGSHGTRGGLGLDVLDDFSGTVRPAKTLSGGESFLASLSLALGLADVVAAETGGSLLDTLFVDEGFGTLDSETLDVVMNILDELRAGGRVVGLVSHVEELRQRIPTRLRVRKSRTGSSLELQMA, from the coding sequence ATGAGACTGCACCGGCTGGAGGTGGCGGCCTTCGGACCGTACCGGTCCCGCGAGGTCGTCGACTTCGACGCGCTCGGCGCCGACGGGCTCTTCCTGCTGCACGGGGACACCGGCGCGGGCAAGACGACGCTGCTGGACGCGGTGGCGTTCGCGTTGTTCGGCACGGTTCCCGGCGCGCGCGGTCAGGTCAAGCGCCTGCGCTGCGACCTGGCGGATCCGGACGAGCCGACCGAGGTCGTGCTCGAACTGACCGTGCAGGGGCAGCGGCTGCGGTTGCAACGCAGCCCCGAATACCAGCGTCCGAAACGGCGCGGCGAGGGAACGACGACGCAGCAGGCGAAGGCGGTGCTCCGGTGGGTCGGTCCGCCGCCCGCCGGCCAGCCCCCCGAGGGCCTGACGCGGATAGACGAGGTCGGCCGCGCGGTCCAGCGTCTGCTCGGGATGAGCGCCGAGCAGTTCTTCCAGGTCGTGCTGTTGCCGCAGGGCGAGTTCGCCCGGTTCCTGCGCGCGGACACCGACGAGCGCGAGAAGCTGCTGGAGAGGCTCTTCGGCACCAAGCGGTTCGCCGAGGTCGAGGGCTGGTTCCGGGAGCGGAGGGCGGACCGGCGGCGCGAACTCGACCAGCAGCGCCAGGAACTGCGCGAATGGACGGCGCGGTTCGCCCAGGTGGCCGGGGAGGACGTGCCCGAAGAGGACATCGCGGGCTGGGTCGCACGCACCGGCGAGCGGATCCGGACCAGCGTGGAGCAGGCCCGCGACGACGAGAAACGCGCGAGGGCGGCACGCGAATCGGCTGATGAGCTGCTGGCCGAGCGGCTGTCGGCGGCGGAACGCGTCCGCCGGGTCCGGGAGGCGCACCGGCGGCTCGCGGCGTTGGCCGAGCAGGAAGAGGAACGGACGCGCTGGGCTGCCGAGCTCGAGGCGGCGAGGCGGGCGGCGGCGGTGGTGGGTGTCGCGGCACAGGCGGACCGGTGCGCGGCGCAGCTGGACGAAGCCCGCGAGGCCGAGGAACGCAAGGCAGCAGCCCTCGCGGCGACCGGATTCACGGACGTGCAGGCGGACACCGCGCACTTGCGCAAGCTGTCCGGGAAGCTGCGCGAGGAGGCCGGTGCGCTCGCCGGGCTGGTGGCCGAGGCCGAGCAGCAGGTGCGCGATCAACGGGACATCGAGCGCCACGCCGAGGCAGCGAGCGAGGCCAGGGCACGCGTGCAGGTGCTCGGGGAAAAGCTGGCGGGCATCCCGGAGCGTGTGCGAGACCTGCGGGAGCGCCTCGACGTCGCGATCGACGCCGAGGCGAAGCTCGGTGAGGTCCGCAAGCGCGAGTCCGAACTGGTCGCCGCGGTCCGGGACGCGGAGCGCCTGCCCGCGGCCGAGCGCGCCGTGGCGGATGCCGGAGCGGCGGCCCGGGAGGCCATCGACCAGCACCAGGAGGCGCGTGAACGGTTCCTCGAGCTGCGGAGGTGGCGGCTCGACGGCATGGCGGCCGAGCTGGCGTCCCGGTTGACGTCCGGCTCGCCGTGCCCGGTGTGTGGTTCCTCCGATCACCCGGCTCCGGCCATGGCCGCGCCGGAGGCCGTTTCACCGGAGCAGGAGCAGGCGGCGGAAGAGGCGGAGAGCCGGGCGGAGCGGCGCCGCAAGTCGGCGGAGGCGGCCAAGCACGACGCCGAAACGAAGCTCGCGGCGCTGCGTGAGCGTCTGCGGGGCCGGGACGGCGCGCAGCTGACCGAGGAACTTTCCTTGCTGCGCAGGGAGATCGCCGGGCTCGACGCGCTGGCACAACAGCGGGCGCCGCTCGCGAAGCAGGTGCAGGCAGCCGAGACCGAGCAACGGGAGCTGGAAGCGAAGCGTGCGGCCGAACTGCAGGCGGCCACGGCCGCCGAGACCCAGCACCGGGCGCTGACCGAGCGCGTCGCTGAACGCGCCCGGCGCCTGGACGAAGCGCGCGGTGACCACCCCGACGTCGCCGCCCGCCGCGCGCACCTGACGGGGATCGCGCGGGCGCTGGACGCCCTGGCCGAGGCGCGGTCCGCGGCCGCTAGCGCCGCCGAACAGCTCGAGCGTCAGCGCGCCGACGTTCGGGAAGCGCTGTGGCGGGCCGGTTTCGAGACCGTGGAGGAGATGCGGGCCGCCGCGCGTGACGAGGCGACGGTCCGTGATCTGGAGAAGCGACTGGCCGATGCCCGTGCGGCGGAGGCGGCGGCGCGCGCCACGCTGAACGAGCCCGAGCTGTTCGGGGTGGGGCCGGACGACGAGGTGGACGTCGAGTCGGCCAGGGCGAAGGCACAGGCGGCGCGGGAACGGGCCGAGGCTGCGGTCGCTGTCCTGCGGTCGGCGACGGCCCAAGCCGATGCGCTGGGCACGCTGGCCGAGCGGCTGGCGGCCGCCACCGAGCGGCTGCGGCCCCTGGAAGAGGAGTTCGCCGAGCTCGACGCGCTGACCGACGTGGTCAACGGGCGCGGGCAGAACGCGCGGAAGATGTCGCTGCGGTCGTACGTGCTGGCGGCACGGCTGGAAGAGGTGGCCATCGCCGCGACGGCGCGGTTGCAGACGATGAGCCAGGGCCGCTACTCGTTCGTGCACTCCGATGCGGCCGGATCGCACGGCACGAGGGGTGGCCTGGGACTGGACGTGCTGGACGACTTCTCCGGCACGGTCCGTCCGGCGAAGACGCTGTCCGGCGGGGAGTCGTTCCTCGCGTCACTGTCGCTGGCCCTCGGGCTGGCCGACGTGGTCGCGGCGGAGACCGGCGGCTCGCTGCTGGACACGTTGTTCGTCGACGAGGGCTTCGGGACGCTCGACTCCGAAACCCTCGACGTGGTGATGAACATCCTCGACGAGCTGCGGGCCGGTGGCCGGGTGGTCGGCCTGGTGTCCCACGTGGAGGAGCTGCGGCAGCGGATCCCGACCCGGTTGCGGGTGCGCAAGTCCCGCACCGGGTCGAGTTTGGAGCTGCAGATGGCGTGA
- a CDS encoding methylated-DNA--[protein]-cysteine S-methyltransferase, giving the protein MSIAHWSTTDTRIGPFTAIVASDGAVLASGWTADLGELTPQISPSLRPSDLREKRDLGAVSTAVRRYHDGELDAIDDIPVRQRSGEFLQHAWDVLRTVPAGKPVTYTEYAALAGRPAAVRAAASACARNAAALFVPCHRVLRIGGALGGFRWGVDVKRWLLDHETPYRS; this is encoded by the coding sequence ATGAGCATCGCCCACTGGTCCACGACCGACACCCGGATCGGACCGTTCACCGCCATCGTCGCGAGCGACGGCGCCGTCCTGGCCTCCGGCTGGACCGCCGACCTCGGCGAACTGACTCCCCAGATCTCCCCCTCCCTGCGCCCGTCCGACCTCCGTGAGAAGCGCGACCTCGGTGCGGTCAGCACCGCGGTCCGCCGCTACCACGACGGTGAACTGGACGCGATCGACGACATTCCCGTGCGCCAGCGGTCCGGCGAGTTCCTGCAGCACGCGTGGGACGTGCTGCGCACGGTGCCCGCCGGCAAGCCGGTCACCTACACCGAGTACGCCGCCCTCGCCGGCCGTCCCGCCGCCGTCCGCGCCGCGGCCTCGGCCTGCGCCCGCAACGCCGCGGCGCTGTTCGTGCCCTGCCACCGGGTGCTTCGCATCGGTGGCGCGCTGGGCGGCTTCCGCTGGGGAGTCGACGTCAAGCGCTGGCTGCTCGACCACGAAACCCCGTACCGCTCCTGA
- the xseA gene encoding exodeoxyribonuclease VII large subunit — protein sequence MSAEPTSAENPWPVRTVARKIAEWINRLGSVWVEGQVTQINARPGTQTAFLTLRDPAADVSMTVTCPTGLLRGIEPPLRDGASVVVYAKPTFYLGRGTISLRATEIRAVGIGELLARIERLRRLLAAEGLFAKERKRRLPFLPKGIGLITGRASAAERDVLVNAHARWPAAPFQVVNTAVQGVQAVPQIVKALKMLDADPSVEVIVIARGGGSVEDLLPFSDETLCRAVAAARTPVVSAIGHEPDTPLLDHVADVRCSTPTDAGKRVVPDVKEETERVRQMRDRARRALHGWVDTQCRLLDQLRSRPVLADPLGPINRRADEIELHRERGRRAVLNLVSHEQAAISGARGKLTALGPAATLERGYAVVQYRDDAGNLQVLRHISEVADGTPLRVRVVDGAVHAVAKSTEPGE from the coding sequence GTGAGCGCCGAACCCACCTCCGCCGAGAACCCGTGGCCGGTCCGCACCGTCGCGCGCAAGATCGCCGAGTGGATCAACCGGCTCGGCTCGGTCTGGGTCGAGGGCCAGGTCACCCAGATCAACGCCCGCCCCGGCACCCAGACCGCGTTCCTCACCCTGCGCGACCCGGCCGCCGACGTCTCCATGACCGTCACCTGCCCGACCGGCCTGCTGCGCGGCATCGAACCGCCGCTGCGGGACGGCGCCAGCGTGGTCGTCTACGCCAAACCGACCTTCTACCTGGGCCGCGGCACGATCTCGCTGCGGGCGACCGAGATCCGCGCGGTCGGCATCGGTGAGCTGCTCGCCCGCATCGAACGGCTGCGCCGTCTCCTGGCCGCCGAGGGCCTGTTCGCCAAGGAACGCAAGCGCCGCCTCCCGTTCCTGCCCAAGGGCATCGGCCTGATCACCGGCCGCGCGTCGGCGGCGGAGCGGGACGTGCTGGTCAACGCGCACGCCCGGTGGCCCGCCGCGCCGTTCCAGGTGGTCAACACCGCCGTGCAGGGCGTGCAGGCGGTGCCGCAGATCGTCAAGGCGCTGAAGATGCTCGACGCCGACCCGTCCGTCGAGGTCATCGTCATCGCGCGGGGCGGCGGCAGCGTCGAGGACCTGCTGCCGTTCTCCGACGAGACCCTGTGCCGCGCCGTCGCGGCCGCGCGGACCCCGGTGGTCAGCGCCATCGGCCACGAACCGGACACGCCCCTGCTCGACCACGTCGCCGACGTGCGCTGCTCCACCCCGACCGATGCGGGCAAGCGCGTCGTGCCGGACGTCAAGGAGGAGACCGAGCGGGTCCGGCAGATGCGCGACCGGGCCCGCCGCGCGCTGCACGGCTGGGTGGACACCCAGTGCCGCCTGCTCGACCAGCTGCGCAGCCGCCCCGTGCTGGCCGATCCGCTCGGCCCGATCAACCGGCGCGCGGACGAGATCGAGCTGCACCGGGAACGCGGCCGCCGCGCGGTGCTCAACCTGGTCTCGCACGAGCAGGCCGCCATCTCCGGCGCGCGCGGCAAGCTGACCGCGCTCGGACCGGCCGCGACCCTCGAACGCGGGTACGCGGTCGTGCAATACCGGGACGACGCAGGCAACCTCCAGGTGCTCCGGCACATCTCTGAAGTAGCGGACGGAACTCCGCTGCGCGTGCGCGTCGTCGACGGAGCGGTGCACGCGGTCGCGAAATCCACCGAACCTGGGGAGTAG
- the rmuC gene encoding DNA recombination protein RmuC: MASTVISTAAVAIALVLVVAVALLWRLYGDSMRRADAAARQVEAERSRVDQQQAALRRYEVAFASITGRGELGEQVLAETARALGLREGLHYTLQTDLGGGGSAKPDMVLRVGGDRAVPVDAKASLACWAEAVETDDPDERMDALRVHVRNLRSRAAELAGKGYQRWADAIYGTVMFVPSDAAVVAALDTDPELLRWMLDRRVFLCGPTGFAVVASAALFAASDRAVVDDIERVRAGAAAAHRAAGNAVEALNLSSTHLQRFLSARRREMEALEGFRAAVAPLSDAAASPTEVAPIRRGDEIAAS, encoded by the coding sequence GTGGCCTCCACCGTGATCAGCACGGCAGCCGTCGCGATCGCTTTGGTCCTGGTCGTGGCGGTCGCCCTGCTGTGGCGGCTCTACGGCGACAGCATGCGCCGCGCGGACGCGGCGGCGCGGCAGGTCGAAGCCGAGCGGTCACGCGTGGATCAGCAGCAGGCCGCGTTGCGCAGGTACGAAGTGGCCTTCGCCTCGATCACCGGCCGGGGCGAGCTGGGCGAGCAGGTACTGGCGGAGACCGCGCGGGCGCTGGGGTTGCGCGAGGGGCTGCACTACACACTGCAGACCGACCTGGGTGGTGGTGGATCGGCCAAACCGGACATGGTGCTGCGGGTCGGTGGCGACCGGGCCGTGCCGGTCGACGCGAAGGCGAGCCTGGCCTGCTGGGCGGAAGCGGTCGAGACCGACGATCCGGACGAGCGGATGGACGCGTTGCGGGTCCACGTCCGCAACCTCCGCTCCCGGGCGGCCGAACTCGCGGGCAAGGGGTACCAGCGCTGGGCCGACGCGATCTACGGCACGGTGATGTTCGTGCCGTCCGACGCGGCCGTGGTGGCGGCGCTGGACACCGATCCCGAACTGCTGCGCTGGATGCTCGACCGGCGGGTGTTCCTGTGCGGACCGACCGGGTTCGCGGTGGTGGCGTCGGCCGCGCTGTTCGCCGCGAGCGACCGGGCGGTCGTGGACGACATCGAGCGGGTGCGGGCAGGCGCGGCGGCCGCACACCGGGCGGCCGGCAACGCGGTCGAGGCCCTCAACCTCAGCAGCACCCACCTGCAGCGGTTCCTGTCGGCGCGACGGCGGGAGATGGAGGCGCTCGAAGGGTTCCGGGCAGCCGTGGCGCCACTGTCGGACGCGGCCGCCAGCCCGACCGAAGTGGCGCCCATCCGAAGGGGGGACGAGATAGCCGCGAGCTAG
- a CDS encoding exodeoxyribonuclease VII small subunit — translation MTEELGYEQARDQLIEVVRELEAGGLSLEQSLALWEKGEHLAKLCERHLEGARERIEDALKSVEDETGDEG, via the coding sequence GTGACCGAAGAACTCGGCTATGAACAGGCCCGCGACCAGCTGATCGAGGTCGTCCGCGAGCTGGAGGCGGGCGGTCTGTCCCTGGAGCAGTCGCTGGCGCTGTGGGAGAAGGGCGAGCACCTCGCCAAGCTGTGCGAGCGTCACCTGGAAGGCGCGCGCGAGCGGATCGAGGACGCGCTGAAGTCCGTGGAGGACGAAACCGGCGACGAAGGGTGA
- a CDS encoding exonuclease SbcCD subunit D: MRLLHTSDWHVGRTFHGLDLLAEQDAVLGHLADVVAAEGVDVVLVSGDIYDRAVPSAEAVQVANRALSRLRHAGAHIVLTSGNHDSAPRLGAFGEFAAAGGLHLRTTIDRIADPVLLDDDHGPVAIYGIPYLEPEPARHALGVTGARGHTGVLTEAMRRIRADLANRAPGTRSVVLAHAFVTGGAPTESERSIAIGGVEQVPGSVFDGADYVALGHLHGPQTLAEHLRYSGSPVAYSFSEAQQRKSVWIVDLDASGLTGVRRHELPVPRRLAKITGRLADLLADPAHDELIECYLSVTLTDAVRPVDAMRLLRERFPHAVHLEWQPENGKTSAALRYAAAVRGRSDEEIAHGFLDDCRGAPPNEREAALLRTALEKADREDAA; encoded by the coding sequence GTGAGACTCCTGCACACCTCCGACTGGCACGTCGGACGCACCTTCCACGGGCTGGACCTGCTCGCCGAGCAGGACGCCGTGCTCGGGCACCTCGCGGACGTGGTGGCCGCCGAGGGGGTGGACGTCGTCCTCGTGTCGGGCGACATCTACGACCGCGCCGTGCCGTCCGCCGAGGCGGTGCAGGTCGCCAACCGCGCCCTGAGCCGCCTCCGGCACGCAGGCGCGCACATCGTCCTGACCTCCGGCAACCACGACTCGGCCCCGAGGCTGGGCGCGTTCGGCGAGTTCGCCGCCGCGGGCGGTCTGCACCTGCGGACGACGATCGACCGGATCGCCGATCCGGTCCTGCTCGACGACGACCACGGGCCGGTCGCGATATACGGCATCCCTTACCTGGAGCCGGAACCGGCGCGGCACGCCCTCGGCGTGACGGGCGCGCGCGGGCACACGGGCGTGCTCACCGAGGCGATGCGCCGCATCCGCGCCGATCTCGCGAACCGTGCGCCGGGAACCCGCTCGGTCGTCCTCGCACACGCGTTCGTGACCGGCGGCGCGCCCACCGAATCGGAGCGGTCCATCGCGATCGGCGGTGTGGAACAGGTTCCCGGCTCGGTCTTCGACGGCGCGGACTACGTCGCGTTGGGACACCTGCACGGCCCGCAGACGCTCGCCGAGCACCTGCGGTACTCGGGCAGCCCGGTCGCCTACTCGTTCTCCGAGGCGCAGCAACGGAAATCGGTGTGGATCGTGGACCTCGACGCGTCCGGCCTGACCGGCGTGCGGCGGCACGAGCTGCCGGTTCCGCGCCGGCTCGCGAAGATCACCGGCAGGCTCGCGGACCTGCTCGCCGACCCGGCACACGACGAGCTGATCGAGTGCTACCTGTCGGTCACGCTCACCGACGCCGTCCGTCCGGTGGACGCGATGCGGTTGCTGCGGGAGCGGTTCCCCCACGCCGTGCACCTGGAGTGGCAGCCGGAGAACGGGAAGACGTCCGCGGCGTTGCGGTACGCCGCGGCGGTGCGGGGCCGGTCCGACGAGGAGATCGCGCACGGTTTCCTCGACGACTGCCGTGGCGCGCCGCCGAACGAGCGGGAGGCCGCGCTGCTGCGGACGGCCCTGGAGAAGGCGGACAGGGAGGACGCGGCATGA
- the glpX gene encoding class II fructose-bisphosphatase, which yields MTSGTQSPSSTRRKEAPDRNLAMELVRVTEAAAMAAGRWVGKGDKNAGDGAAVDAMRQLISTVSMRGVVVIGEGEKDEAPMLYNGEEVGNGDGPACDVAVDPIDGTTLMSKGMPNALAVLAVAERGAMFDPSAVFYMEKLAVGPEAAGVVDLSAPVAENIRRVAKAKHTEVSDVTVCILDRPRHEQLVKEVREAGARIRFISDGDVAGAIAAARPTTGVDMLFGIGGTPEGIITACAMKCLGGELQGRLWPKDDAEREKAIGAGHDLDRVLTTDDLVRGDNVFFCATGVTDGDLLRGVHYRSGGATTQSIVMRSKSGTVRLIDGYHRLTKLRAYSSVDFDGVLTDAPDDDVVPPLP from the coding sequence ATGACCAGCGGCACCCAGTCCCCGAGCTCGACCAGACGCAAGGAAGCGCCGGATCGCAACCTCGCGATGGAACTGGTGCGCGTCACCGAGGCAGCCGCCATGGCGGCAGGCCGCTGGGTCGGCAAGGGCGACAAGAACGCGGGCGACGGCGCGGCCGTCGACGCGATGCGCCAGCTCATCTCGACCGTGTCGATGCGCGGTGTCGTCGTCATCGGCGAGGGCGAGAAGGACGAAGCCCCGATGCTCTACAACGGCGAAGAGGTGGGCAACGGGGACGGCCCGGCCTGCGACGTCGCCGTGGACCCGATCGACGGCACGACCCTGATGTCCAAGGGCATGCCGAACGCGCTGGCCGTGCTCGCGGTCGCCGAGCGCGGCGCGATGTTCGACCCGTCGGCGGTCTTCTACATGGAGAAGCTGGCCGTCGGCCCGGAGGCCGCGGGCGTGGTGGACCTGTCCGCGCCGGTCGCGGAGAACATCCGCCGCGTCGCGAAGGCCAAGCACACCGAGGTCTCCGACGTGACGGTGTGCATCCTGGACCGCCCGCGGCACGAGCAGCTGGTGAAGGAGGTCCGCGAGGCGGGCGCCCGGATCCGGTTCATCTCCGACGGTGACGTCGCGGGAGCGATCGCCGCCGCCCGTCCGACCACCGGTGTCGACATGCTGTTCGGCATCGGCGGCACGCCGGAGGGCATCATCACCGCCTGCGCGATGAAGTGCCTCGGCGGCGAGCTGCAGGGGCGGTTGTGGCCGAAGGACGACGCCGAGCGCGAGAAGGCGATCGGCGCCGGGCACGACCTCGACCGCGTGCTCACCACCGACGACCTGGTGCGCGGCGACAACGTGTTCTTCTGCGCGACCGGCGTGACCGACGGCGACCTGCTGCGCGGGGTGCACTACCGCTCCGGCGGCGCGACGACCCAGTCGATCGTGATGCGCTCCAAGTCCGGCACGGTGCGGCTGATCGACGGCTACCACCGCCTGACCAAGCTCCGCGCGTACTCCTCCGTCGACTTCGACGGTGTCCTGACCGATGCCCCCGACGACGATGTGGTGCCCCCGCTGCCGTGA
- a CDS encoding 4-hydroxy-3-methylbut-2-enyl diphosphate reductase, translating to MTAVSEPVKRVLLAKPRGYCAGVDRAVVAVEKALELYGPPVYVRKEIVHNRHVVESLRERGVIFVEETSEVPEGELVVFSAHGVSPAVRAEAEERKLRTIDATCPLVTKVHKEVNRFAREDYDILLIGHEGHEEVEGTAGEAPTHVQLVDTAEDAAKVEVRDPSKVVWLSQTTLSVDETMERVDQLKGRFPNLADPPSDDICYATSNRQTAVKAMAPECDLVLVVGSKNSSNSQRLVEVAKQAGARDAHLIDFAREVDEKWLEGVTTVGVTSGASVPDVLVMDLLAWLSERGWGEVQEVTTANEKIAFALPRELRSV from the coding sequence ATGACTGCTGTCTCCGAGCCCGTCAAGCGTGTGTTGCTGGCCAAGCCGCGTGGCTACTGCGCCGGCGTCGACCGCGCCGTGGTCGCCGTGGAGAAGGCCCTGGAGCTGTACGGGCCCCCTGTGTACGTGCGCAAGGAGATCGTGCACAACCGGCACGTGGTCGAGTCGCTGCGCGAGCGTGGGGTCATCTTCGTCGAGGAGACGTCCGAGGTGCCCGAGGGGGAGCTCGTCGTATTCTCGGCGCACGGGGTGTCGCCGGCCGTGCGGGCGGAGGCGGAGGAGCGCAAGCTGCGCACCATCGACGCGACGTGCCCGCTGGTGACGAAGGTGCACAAGGAGGTCAACCGGTTCGCGCGCGAGGACTACGACATCCTGCTGATCGGCCACGAGGGCCACGAGGAGGTCGAGGGCACCGCCGGTGAGGCGCCGACGCACGTGCAGCTGGTGGACACGGCCGAGGACGCGGCGAAGGTCGAGGTGCGGGACCCGTCGAAGGTCGTGTGGCTGTCGCAGACCACGCTCAGCGTCGACGAGACGATGGAGCGCGTCGACCAGCTCAAGGGCCGCTTCCCGAACCTGGCGGACCCGCCCAGCGACGACATTTGCTACGCGACGTCCAACCGTCAGACGGCGGTGAAGGCGATGGCGCCGGAGTGCGACCTCGTGCTGGTCGTCGGGTCGAAGAACTCGTCGAACTCCCAGCGCCTCGTGGAGGTCGCCAAGCAGGCCGGCGCGAGGGACGCGCACCTGATCGACTTCGCCCGCGAGGTCGACGAGAAGTGGCTGGAGGGCGTGACGACGGTCGGCGTGACGAGCGGTGCGTCGGTGCCGGACGTGCTCGTGATGGACCTGCTGGCGTGGCTGTCCGAACGCGGCTGGGGCGAGGTGCAGGAAGTGACGACCGCGAACGAGAAGATCGCCTTCGCACTGCCCCGCGAGCTGCGAAGCGTCTGA
- a CDS encoding DUF6542 domain-containing protein, with product MTAIPDRRSDSDADDIPVPWDQRPIVGERRGLPWWGAVLLAFGLAVIGAVVDMQAQNKLGWLFQGAYFVGAVGAVCGVQRRSLFGPMVEPPLILGITVPGVVLLVSGLPDNSDMLTKVLAVGTPLINGFPTMAITTGCTLVLGIVRIYRERNPDAKAKASDGKRPTDPKRPGGEARGGAARGEAPRRRRPAEDHAGAEDRPGGDGAAAGAVAAGRGAAGRRPGRRPVDDDPRRAADEAPRRGRRGADGGARRPAGDDPRRDPGLRDDPRREARGGKTPPPGRRPRQRGVPPEEADRRGGEPRAGGPAADRPRRVPPRGGDPRLDPRRAPEGRRGNTPRRRPWDDDA from the coding sequence GTGACCGCCATTCCCGATCGCCGGAGCGATTCCGACGCCGACGACATCCCCGTGCCGTGGGATCAGCGTCCCATCGTCGGTGAACGCCGGGGCCTGCCGTGGTGGGGTGCCGTGCTCCTCGCTTTCGGGCTGGCGGTGATCGGCGCGGTCGTCGACATGCAGGCGCAGAACAAGCTCGGCTGGCTGTTCCAGGGCGCGTACTTCGTCGGCGCCGTGGGCGCGGTGTGCGGCGTGCAGCGGCGCAGCCTGTTCGGGCCGATGGTGGAGCCCCCGCTGATCCTGGGGATCACCGTGCCCGGGGTCGTGCTGCTGGTCTCCGGGTTGCCGGACAACAGCGACATGCTGACGAAGGTGCTGGCGGTCGGCACGCCGCTGATCAACGGCTTCCCGACGATGGCGATCACGACGGGCTGCACCCTGGTGCTGGGCATCGTCCGGATCTACCGGGAGCGCAACCCGGACGCGAAGGCGAAGGCCAGCGACGGCAAGCGGCCCACGGACCCGAAGCGTCCCGGCGGCGAGGCTCGCGGCGGTGCGGCGCGGGGTGAAGCGCCGCGTCGGCGCCGTCCGGCGGAGGACCATGCCGGCGCGGAGGACCGTCCGGGCGGTGACGGTGCTGCTGCGGGTGCGGTCGCTGCCGGACGTGGTGCGGCGGGGCGACGTCCCGGACGCCGCCCGGTCGACGACGATCCGCGTCGCGCCGCGGACGAGGCGCCTCGGCGCGGTCGTCGCGGGGCGGACGGTGGCGCGCGGCGTCCGGCTGGGGACGACCCACGCCGGGACCCGGGTCTCCGGGACGACCCGCGGCGCGAAGCCCGCGGCGGCAAGACGCCGCCCCCGGGACGGCGCCCGCGGCAGCGCGGCGTGCCCCCGGAGGAAGCCGACCGCCGCGGCGGTGAACCACGCGCCGGCGGTCCGGCTGCCGACCGCCCCCGCCGGGTCCCCCCACGAGGCGGCGACCCACGCCTGGACCCGCGCCGAGCCCCCGAAGGCCGCCGCGGAAACACCCCACGCCGCCGCCCCTGGGACGACGACGCCTGA